The following are from one region of the Pseudazoarcus pumilus genome:
- a CDS encoding thiol:disulfide interchange protein DsbA/DsbL — protein sequence MNRRRIFLQGTAAAFALSAVPPSLMAAERYQRLKVPVPQEAEGRIEVIEFFHYGCPHCRNFHPLLQAWKKKLPEDVAFRAVPAIWGNEQLRGLARLYYALERSGTLEGLENDIFKAVQDDKRPIFDADGVRAWLEGRDVDVDLVMETYESFAVQGLVQRADQIARAYRIQGVPTMAVGGRYTTSATLTGSHAATLEVVDELIARVRGKA from the coding sequence ATGAACCGTCGTCGAATCTTTCTCCAGGGCACTGCCGCTGCGTTCGCGCTGTCTGCCGTGCCTCCGTCGCTGATGGCCGCCGAGCGCTACCAGAGGCTCAAGGTGCCGGTCCCGCAGGAGGCCGAGGGCCGCATCGAGGTCATCGAGTTCTTCCACTACGGCTGCCCGCATTGCCGCAACTTCCATCCGTTGCTGCAGGCGTGGAAGAAGAAACTGCCCGAAGATGTAGCCTTTCGTGCCGTGCCCGCGATCTGGGGTAACGAGCAACTGCGCGGCCTGGCGCGCCTGTATTACGCGCTGGAGCGTTCCGGCACGCTCGAGGGCCTCGAGAACGACATCTTCAAGGCGGTGCAGGACGACAAGCGCCCGATCTTCGACGCCGACGGCGTGCGCGCCTGGCTCGAGGGCCGCGACGTCGATGTCGACCTGGTGATGGAAACCTACGAATCCTTCGCCGTGCAGGGGCTGGTTCAGCGCGCCGACCAGATCGCGCGCGCCTATCGCATCCAGGGCGTGCCGACGATGGCCGTTGGCGGCCGCTACACCACCTCGGCCACGCTCACCGGCAGCCATGCCGCCACCCTCGAAGTCGTCGACGAGCTGATCGCGCGCGTGCGCGGCAAAGCCTGA
- a CDS encoding PilZ domain-containing protein, with the protein MADAPQALQEGDRRGRQRFVAKRRGTHCFWVQCNGQREPLADLSLEGFAVAARIECEGVFAVILHRAGVPDEIAATARVANCFDGADGPQCGCLFEQFEGDGRERLHDWLVAHVIATASVPITEADAERIVSGPSLI; encoded by the coding sequence ATGGCCGACGCTCCGCAAGCCCTTCAGGAGGGCGATCGCAGGGGGCGACAGCGCTTCGTCGCGAAACGTCGTGGCACGCACTGTTTCTGGGTGCAGTGCAACGGACAACGCGAACCGCTCGCCGATCTCTCCCTGGAAGGTTTCGCCGTCGCCGCTCGCATCGAGTGCGAAGGCGTGTTCGCGGTGATCCTGCATCGGGCCGGCGTGCCCGACGAGATCGCCGCCACGGCGCGGGTCGCGAACTGCTTCGACGGGGCGGACGGACCACAGTGCGGTTGCCTCTTCGAGCAGTTCGAGGGCGACGGTCGCGAGCGCCTGCACGACTGGCTCGTCGCCCATGTCATCGCCACGGCCTCGGTGCCGATCACCGAGGCCGACGCCGAACGCATCGTCTCCGGGCCCTCGCTGATCTGA